The following coding sequences lie in one Prochlorococcus marinus XMU1411 genomic window:
- the rplV gene encoding 50S ribosomal protein L22, translated as MTKTPETTKTAIAHGNYIRGSASKVRRVLDQIRGRSYRDALIMLEFMPYRSTDPITKVLRSAVANAEHNLGMDPSTLVISSAWANSGPVMKRYRPRAQGRAFSIKKQTCHISISVESAPTQTNAEVQN; from the coding sequence ATGACAAAAACACCTGAAACAACAAAAACAGCAATTGCTCATGGGAATTACATTCGCGGATCAGCCTCTAAAGTGAGAAGAGTTTTGGATCAGATAAGGGGTAGGTCTTATAGAGACGCATTGATTATGTTGGAATTTATGCCTTACAGATCTACAGACCCCATCACTAAAGTTCTAAGATCTGCGGTGGCCAATGCAGAACATAACCTTGGAATGGATCCATCCACCTTAGTTATTTCCTCTGCATGGGCTAATAGTGGTCCAGTAATGAAAAGGTATAGGCCCAGAGCTCAAGGTCGAGCTTTTTCAATTAAAAAACAGACTTGCCATATCAGTATTTCTGTTGAATCTGCTCCTACTCAAACTAATGCGGAGGTACAAAACTAA
- the rpsS gene encoding 30S ribosomal protein S19: protein MGRSLKKGPFIADSLLKKVEKQNTDNDKSVIKTWSRSSTILPLMIGHTIAVHNGKTHIPVFITEQMIGHKLGEFAPTRTYRGHIRDKKGAKS from the coding sequence ATGGGACGTTCACTAAAAAAAGGACCTTTTATAGCAGATAGCCTGCTCAAGAAGGTAGAAAAACAAAATACTGATAATGACAAGTCTGTTATCAAAACTTGGTCGAGATCCTCTACGATTTTACCTTTAATGATTGGTCACACAATCGCTGTACATAATGGTAAGACTCACATTCCAGTATTTATTACTGAACAAATGATTGGACATAAACTTGGTGAATTTGCTCCTACACGCACTTACCGAGGTCATATAAGAGATAAGAAAGGAGCAAAATCATGA
- the rpmC gene encoding 50S ribosomal protein L29: MKNSESLKEFKKLNSEQITEKIDQLRKDLFDLRFKQATRQLNETHKFKFIKKQVAQLLTLSKSQSASKTTSD; this comes from the coding sequence ATGAAAAACTCAGAGTCACTTAAGGAATTTAAAAAATTAAATTCTGAACAAATTACTGAAAAGATTGACCAATTACGAAAAGATCTTTTTGACTTGAGATTCAAGCAAGCTACAAGACAGCTCAATGAAACTCATAAATTTAAATTTATCAAGAAACAAGTTGCGCAATTACTCACTCTCAGTAAGAGTCAATCTGCTTCTAAAACAACTTCAGATTAA
- the rpsK gene encoding 30S ribosomal protein S11, with amino-acid sequence MAATVKKTGSKKSKRNVPNGVVHIQSTFNNTIVSITDTSGHVISWSSAGASGFKGARKGTPFAAQTAAEAAARRALDQGMRQIEVLVRGPGSGRETAIRALQVAGLEITLIRDVTPLPHNGCRRPKRRRV; translated from the coding sequence ATGGCAGCAACAGTAAAAAAAACAGGTTCAAAGAAATCCAAACGTAATGTACCGAATGGTGTGGTACACATTCAAAGCACTTTTAATAATACGATTGTCTCAATTACTGACACTTCTGGTCATGTAATTTCTTGGTCTTCTGCAGGAGCCAGTGGATTTAAAGGGGCTAGAAAAGGAACCCCATTTGCAGCTCAAACAGCTGCTGAAGCAGCAGCAAGAAGAGCACTCGATCAAGGTATGAGACAAATAGAAGTATTAGTTAGAGGGCCAGGCTCAGGTAGGGAAACGGCCATAAGAGCTTTACAAGTGGCCGGTTTAGAAATAACTCTAATAAGAGATGTAACTCCATTACCTCATAATGGATGTAGAAGACCTAAGCGGAGACGCGTTTAA
- the rplF gene encoding 50S ribosomal protein L6, protein MSRIGKTPVLIPEKVTVDFDGLTVTVKGPKGELKRLMPEGVSFDKKDNTVVVSPTTTKIYSRQRHGLCRALIANMVEGVTQGFSKKLEIVGVGSRAQVKGKNLVVSAGYSHPVEMIPPDGITYKVDSNTNVTVSGIDKEIVGNEAAKIRSIRPPEPYKGKGIKYHDERILRKAGKSGKK, encoded by the coding sequence ATGTCAAGAATAGGAAAAACACCAGTACTTATTCCAGAGAAAGTTACAGTTGATTTTGATGGATTAACAGTGACAGTGAAAGGCCCAAAGGGTGAGTTAAAACGTCTCATGCCTGAAGGAGTTAGTTTTGATAAGAAAGATAATACTGTTGTCGTAAGTCCTACTACAACCAAAATATATTCAAGGCAGAGACATGGTTTATGTAGAGCCTTAATTGCAAATATGGTTGAAGGGGTTACTCAAGGTTTTTCAAAGAAACTAGAAATTGTTGGCGTTGGATCAAGAGCACAAGTAAAAGGTAAAAATCTAGTTGTAAGTGCAGGATATAGTCATCCTGTAGAAATGATCCCCCCTGATGGTATAACATACAAAGTTGACAGTAATACAAACGTTACCGTATCTGGAATTGATAAGGAAATTGTTGGCAATGAAGCAGCAAAAATCAGATCAATTAGACCTCCAGAGCCATATAAAGGAAAAGGAATTAAATACCATGATGAGAGAATTCTCAGAAAAGCTGGTAAATCTGGCAAAAAATAA
- the rpsM gene encoding 30S ribosomal protein S13, with the protein MARIAGIDIPREKRVEIALTYVYGIGLTRSKLILANTGVNPDIRVKDLSDSDVQKLRGATEEFTLEGDLRRKEGMALKRLQDIGCVRGRRHRMSLPVRGQRTRTNARTRRGSRKTVAGRKK; encoded by the coding sequence GTGGCTAGAATTGCAGGAATTGACATACCTCGCGAAAAGCGAGTTGAAATTGCACTTACATACGTCTATGGAATTGGTCTAACTAGATCAAAGCTAATTCTCGCTAATACGGGAGTAAATCCAGATATTCGTGTCAAAGATCTTTCAGATTCTGATGTACAAAAACTTAGAGGTGCTACAGAGGAATTTACTTTAGAGGGAGATTTGAGAAGAAAAGAGGGAATGGCCTTAAAACGTCTACAAGATATAGGATGTGTGAGAGGAAGAAGACACAGAATGAGTCTTCCAGTAAGAGGTCAAAGAACTAGAACTAATGCACGAACAAGAAGGGGCTCAAGAAAAACAGTTGCTGGAAGAAAAAAATAA
- the rplB gene encoding 50S ribosomal protein L2, giving the protein MAIRKFKPYTPGTRQRVVTDFSEITSAKPERSLIVSKHRVKGRNNRGVITCRHRGGGHKRQYRLVDFRRDKRNINAKVAAIHYDPHRNARLALLFYEDGEKRYIIAPAGVKVGQNVISGESVPIEDGNAMPLSVMPLGSSVHCVELYAGRGAQMVRSAGSSAQVMAKEGDYVALKLPSTEVRLVRKECYATLGEVGNSEIRNTSLGKAGRRRWLGRRPQVRGSVMNPCDHPHGGGEGKAPIGRAGPVTPWGRPALGLKTRKKNKPSNKLVVRRRRRVSKRSRGGRDS; this is encoded by the coding sequence ATGGCAATCCGTAAATTTAAACCTTATACACCTGGTACTAGGCAGAGAGTAGTTACTGACTTTAGTGAAATAACAAGTGCAAAACCTGAAAGATCACTAATAGTTTCAAAACATAGAGTTAAAGGAAGGAATAATCGTGGAGTCATCACTTGTCGTCATCGTGGAGGTGGTCACAAAAGGCAATATAGATTAGTTGACTTTAGAAGAGATAAAAGAAACATCAACGCTAAAGTTGCAGCTATACACTACGATCCTCATAGAAATGCAAGGCTGGCACTTTTATTCTACGAAGATGGGGAAAAAAGATATATTATCGCTCCAGCAGGAGTAAAAGTCGGACAAAATGTCATATCTGGAGAAAGTGTTCCAATTGAAGATGGTAATGCAATGCCACTTTCGGTTATGCCATTAGGATCTAGTGTTCATTGTGTTGAGTTATATGCAGGTAGGGGTGCTCAGATGGTTAGATCTGCAGGATCTAGTGCTCAAGTTATGGCAAAAGAGGGAGATTATGTTGCTTTAAAACTCCCATCTACCGAGGTAAGACTTGTAAGAAAAGAATGCTACGCAACTCTTGGTGAAGTTGGTAATTCTGAAATAAGAAATACTAGCTTAGGTAAAGCAGGAAGAAGAAGATGGCTTGGAAGAAGGCCTCAAGTAAGAGGTAGTGTAATGAACCCATGTGATCATCCACATGGAGGAGGAGAGGGAAAAGCACCAATTGGTAGAGCAGGACCAGTTACTCCATGGGGTCGACCAGCTCTTGGATTAAAGACACGTAAAAAGAACAAACCAAGTAATAAATTAGTTGTTCGAAGACGCCGTCGCGTTTCTAAGAGGAGTAGAGGAGGAAGAGACTCTTGA
- the rplE gene encoding 50S ribosomal protein L5, which yields MTLKNRYKESIRPKLLKDLGLKNIHQVPKVVKVNVNRGLGEAASNSKALEASLNEMATITGQKALVTRAKKAIAGFKIREGMPIGCTVTLRGDRMYSFLERFINLALPRIRDFRGVNPKSFDGRGNYTVGVKEQLIFPEISFDKIDSIRGMDITIVTSAKSDQEGKALLQELGMPFSKN from the coding sequence ATGACTCTAAAAAATCGCTACAAAGAATCAATAAGACCAAAACTTTTAAAGGACCTTGGTCTTAAAAATATTCATCAAGTCCCTAAAGTTGTCAAAGTCAACGTTAACAGAGGTCTTGGTGAAGCAGCTTCAAATTCGAAAGCTTTGGAAGCCTCTTTAAACGAAATGGCAACAATTACAGGACAAAAGGCCCTTGTAACAAGGGCTAAAAAAGCTATCGCGGGTTTTAAAATTCGTGAGGGCATGCCGATTGGTTGTACTGTTACTTTGAGAGGAGACAGGATGTATTCCTTTTTGGAGAGATTTATAAATCTAGCTTTACCAAGAATAAGAGACTTCAGAGGAGTTAATCCAAAAAGTTTCGATGGGAGAGGGAATTATACCGTTGGAGTGAAAGAGCAATTGATTTTTCCTGAAATCTCTTTTGATAAAATAGATTCAATAAGAGGTATGGATATAACTATTGTCACTAGTGCAAAATCAGATCAAGAAGGTAAAGCTCTTTTGCAGGAGTTAGGAATGCCTTTTAGTAAGAATTAA
- the rpsC gene encoding 30S ribosomal protein S3, translated as MGHKIHPSGLRLGITQEHRSKWFATSKTYPILLQEDFKIRTFIQKKYGAAGISDVLIARKADQLELELKTARPGVIVGRQGSGIEELRSGIQKTIGDRTRQVRINVVEVERVDADAFLLAEYIAQQLEKRVAFRRTIRMALQRAQRAGVLGLKIQVGGRLNGAEIARTEWTREGRVPLHTLRAEIDYATREANTTYGVLGIKVWVFKGEVLPKEEQTIPVGASPKRKASRRPQQFEDRSNENS; from the coding sequence ATGGGACATAAAATACATCCTTCTGGACTAAGATTAGGAATTACACAAGAGCATCGCTCAAAGTGGTTTGCTACTTCTAAAACGTATCCAATTCTTCTCCAAGAAGATTTTAAAATTCGTACTTTCATACAAAAAAAATATGGAGCAGCAGGAATTAGCGATGTTTTAATAGCTAGAAAAGCTGACCAACTGGAACTTGAATTAAAAACAGCAAGACCAGGAGTTATAGTTGGAAGACAGGGAAGTGGGATTGAAGAATTAAGATCTGGCATTCAAAAAACTATAGGGGATAGAACAAGGCAAGTTAGAATAAACGTTGTAGAAGTTGAACGCGTAGATGCTGATGCCTTTTTACTAGCTGAATATATTGCGCAACAACTTGAAAAAAGAGTTGCCTTTAGAAGAACTATAAGGATGGCCTTACAAAGGGCTCAAAGGGCTGGAGTCCTAGGCCTTAAAATACAAGTAGGGGGAAGGTTGAATGGTGCTGAAATAGCTAGAACTGAATGGACTAGAGAAGGTAGAGTTCCATTACATACATTGAGAGCTGAAATTGACTATGCCACACGTGAAGCTAATACAACGTACGGTGTGCTTGGCATTAAAGTTTGGGTTTTCAAAGGTGAAGTTCTCCCTAAAGAAGAACAAACTATCCCTGTGGGTGCGAGCCCTAAGAGGAAAGCTAGTAGAAGACCTCAGCAATTTGAGGATCGTTCAAATGAGAATTCATAG
- the rpsH gene encoding 30S ribosomal protein S8 — protein sequence MSNHDPISDMLTRIRNASQKKHTTTTIPGSKMSLSIAKVLQKEGFISDINEEGEGYKSQIILGLKYSGKNKFPTIRSMQRVSKPGLRIYKNTRGLPKVLGGLGVAIISTSKGVMSDRDARKQGIGGEVLCYVY from the coding sequence ATGTCAAATCACGATCCTATTTCAGATATGCTTACTCGAATTAGAAATGCGAGTCAAAAAAAGCATACAACCACGACAATCCCAGGTTCAAAAATGTCCTTAAGTATCGCCAAAGTGCTTCAAAAAGAAGGATTCATTTCTGATATTAATGAGGAAGGTGAAGGTTATAAATCACAAATAATACTCGGCCTCAAATATAGTGGTAAAAACAAATTTCCTACCATCCGATCTATGCAAAGAGTTAGTAAACCTGGTTTGAGAATATACAAAAATACCAGAGGTTTACCAAAAGTTCTTGGAGGTCTTGGAGTTGCCATAATTTCAACTTCTAAAGGCGTTATGAGTGATCGCGATGCTAGAAAGCAAGGCATTGGCGGCGAAGTCCTCTGCTATGTTTATTAA
- the rpsE gene encoding 30S ribosomal protein S5, giving the protein MTDTPTKQEIQSKNDNVPGAMPVEQKKNNRNDRKRNRRGDSKNLERDSDWQERVVQIRRVSKTVKGGKKMSFRAIVVVGNEKGQVGVGVGKAGDVIGAVRKGVSDGKKNLVRVPLTPNNSIPTLSKGRDGAANVLIRPAAPGTGVIAGGSIRTVLELAGIKNVLAKRLGSKTPLNNARAAMVALSQLRTHKSASRERGISLEQLYS; this is encoded by the coding sequence ATGACTGACACTCCAACAAAACAAGAAATTCAATCCAAGAACGATAACGTTCCTGGAGCTATGCCCGTAGAACAAAAAAAGAATAATCGTAATGATCGAAAAAGAAATAGAAGAGGTGATTCAAAAAATCTTGAGAGAGATTCTGATTGGCAAGAAAGAGTTGTTCAAATTCGACGTGTTTCTAAGACTGTTAAGGGTGGAAAAAAAATGAGTTTTAGAGCAATTGTTGTTGTAGGTAATGAGAAAGGTCAAGTTGGAGTTGGAGTTGGTAAAGCAGGGGATGTCATTGGTGCTGTGAGAAAGGGAGTTTCAGATGGTAAAAAGAATCTTGTTAGGGTTCCCTTGACCCCAAATAATTCAATACCGACTTTATCTAAGGGTCGAGATGGTGCTGCTAATGTACTAATTAGACCAGCTGCTCCAGGTACAGGTGTAATTGCTGGTGGTTCAATAAGAACAGTTTTAGAATTAGCCGGCATAAAAAATGTCTTAGCAAAAAGATTGGGTAGTAAAACACCTTTGAATAATGCAAGAGCTGCTATGGTAGCTCTTTCTCAATTAAGAACACACAAATCTGCCTCAAGGGAGAGAGGCATCTCACTTGAACAGCTCTATTCTTAA
- the rplO gene encoding 50S ribosomal protein L15 gives MTSTLNTLKSNSGSRKKKLRKGRGIAAGQGASCGFGMRGQKSRSGRPTRPGFEGGQMPLYRRVPKLKHFEIINQKNFSIINLEKLNDFKDNDTVNLDSLVKKGLIFKPKFPLKILGNGKINVKLKVQAHAFTRVAKQKIEDAGGSCELINNK, from the coding sequence ATGACTTCAACACTAAATACACTTAAATCAAACTCTGGCTCGAGAAAGAAAAAACTAAGAAAGGGTAGAGGAATTGCAGCCGGTCAGGGTGCATCATGTGGTTTTGGAATGAGAGGACAAAAGTCACGTTCTGGAAGACCTACTCGTCCAGGTTTTGAAGGTGGCCAAATGCCTCTATATAGAAGAGTTCCAAAATTAAAGCACTTTGAAATAATTAATCAAAAGAATTTTTCCATAATCAATTTAGAAAAATTAAATGATTTCAAAGATAACGATACTGTTAATTTAGACTCACTAGTTAAGAAAGGATTGATCTTCAAGCCAAAATTTCCTTTAAAAATCCTTGGTAACGGAAAAATTAATGTGAAGCTAAAAGTTCAAGCTCACGCATTCACAAGAGTTGCAAAACAAAAAATTGAGGATGCGGGTGGATCTTGCGAGCTTATAAATAACAAATAA
- a CDS encoding adenylate kinase, which yields MKKHILFLGAPGAGKGTQAELLCQTNSYTHLSTGELLRKEIEMNSILGRQVKDIMNRGELVSDELVLEIVKQNLDKDNKGWILDGYPRNLSQANSLNEVLIKINQPLEVVFFLDIPEEVLIKRLLLRGRKDDTEETIRTRVNIYKKTTEPLIQYFKDLSLLEYIDADRDLKTISSDINQKMA from the coding sequence ATGAAAAAACACATACTATTTTTAGGAGCTCCTGGAGCAGGGAAAGGCACTCAAGCAGAATTACTTTGTCAAACTAATTCTTATACACACCTCTCTACAGGCGAATTATTAAGAAAAGAAATCGAAATGAATTCTATTCTTGGTAGGCAGGTAAAAGATATTATGAATCGAGGTGAACTTGTTAGTGATGAACTTGTTTTAGAGATAGTAAAACAAAATTTAGATAAGGATAATAAGGGCTGGATTCTAGATGGCTACCCAAGAAATTTATCTCAGGCAAATTCATTGAATGAGGTCTTAATTAAAATAAATCAACCCTTAGAAGTAGTTTTTTTCTTAGATATTCCAGAAGAAGTTCTAATTAAACGTTTGCTTTTAAGGGGGAGAAAAGACGATACAGAAGAGACTATCAGGACAAGAGTTAATATTTATAAAAAAACCACAGAACCATTGATTCAATATTTTAAAGATCTTTCATTGCTAGAATATATTGATGCTGATAGAGATTTAAAAACCATTTCCTCTGATATCAACCAAAAAATGGCTTGA
- the rpsQ gene encoding 30S ribosomal protein S17 — protein MALKERIGTVVSDKMDKTVVVAVINRYPHPTYKKIVSRTTRYKAHDPENTCVLGDRVKIRETRPLSAHKRWAIEEILNKTIQAKEVKK, from the coding sequence ATGGCACTTAAAGAAAGAATTGGTACTGTTGTCAGCGACAAAATGGATAAAACAGTTGTTGTTGCTGTTATTAACAGATATCCACATCCCACTTATAAAAAAATTGTAAGTAGAACTACACGATATAAGGCGCATGATCCAGAAAATACATGTGTTTTAGGTGATCGAGTTAAAATTAGAGAAACTAGACCCCTCAGTGCTCATAAAAGATGGGCAATAGAAGAAATTCTCAATAAAACAATTCAGGCTAAGGAGGTTAAAAAATGA
- the rpmJ gene encoding 50S ribosomal protein L36, producing MKVRSSVKKISPDDQIVRRRGKIYVINKKRPRNKQRQG from the coding sequence ATGAAGGTCAGATCCTCAGTCAAAAAAATTAGCCCTGACGATCAGATCGTGAGGAGAAGAGGTAAAATCTATGTTATTAACAAGAAAAGACCTCGCAATAAACAGCGTCAGGGTTAA
- the rplN gene encoding 50S ribosomal protein L14, giving the protein MIQQETYLTVADNSGAKRLQCIRVLGSNRRYAHVGDVIVATVKDALPNMGVKKSEVVKAVIVRTKATLRRNTGNSIRFDDNAAVLINEDKNPKGTRVFGPVARELRDKNYTKIVSLAPEVI; this is encoded by the coding sequence ATGATTCAACAAGAAACTTATTTAACAGTTGCCGATAATAGCGGAGCAAAAAGACTCCAATGTATTAGGGTTTTAGGTTCTAATAGAAGGTATGCGCATGTCGGAGATGTAATCGTAGCAACTGTAAAAGATGCTCTTCCTAACATGGGAGTTAAGAAATCTGAAGTTGTTAAAGCTGTTATCGTCAGAACTAAAGCAACATTAAGAAGAAATACTGGTAATTCAATTAGATTTGATGACAATGCGGCAGTATTGATTAATGAAGACAAGAATCCAAAAGGTACGAGAGTCTTTGGTCCTGTAGCCAGAGAACTGCGGGATAAAAATTATACAAAGATTGTTTCTCTTGCTCCGGAGGTGATTTAA
- the secY gene encoding preprotein translocase subunit SecY codes for MFVNKSRNPSASEILSQLFLNKELRSRVLTTLGLLLLVRLGIYIPMPGIDRVAFKSFIDQGGQLIGFLDIFTGGGISTLGIFALGILPFINASIIIQLLTASLPVLEDLQKNEGEAGRRKISQITRYVSLGWGFLQSIIFSLILRQYAIEGISETTFVLQTSIALVTGSMLVMWFSEIITEKGIGQGASLVIFLNIVSTLPKALSSTIEKAQTGDRGDVLGIAVLLGVFLLTIVGIIFVQEGARRIPIVSAKRQIGNSTLLPTRQSYLPLKLNAGGVMPIIFASALIFLPITIANVTGNPVLIKLASSLNPGSSNPWPYALTFFSLILGFSYFYASLTINPVDVASNLKKGGVAIPGVRPGTNTANYLSGIQNRLTLLGGLFLGSVAIIPAAVERATNVQTFQGLGATSLLILVGVAIDTAKQIQTYVISQRYEGLINN; via the coding sequence ATGTTTGTAAACAAAAGTAGAAATCCTAGCGCTTCAGAAATTCTCTCTCAATTATTTTTAAATAAAGAGCTTAGGAGTAGAGTTTTAACAACTTTAGGCCTTCTTCTTTTAGTAAGACTTGGTATCTATATCCCCATGCCTGGTATTGATAGGGTTGCATTTAAAAGTTTTATAGATCAAGGGGGGCAATTAATAGGTTTTTTAGATATATTTACTGGCGGAGGGATTTCAACCCTTGGAATATTCGCATTGGGTATTCTTCCTTTTATCAATGCTTCAATTATCATTCAGCTTCTTACAGCTTCATTGCCTGTTCTTGAGGATTTACAAAAAAATGAAGGAGAAGCAGGTAGAAGAAAAATTTCTCAAATTACGAGATATGTTTCTTTAGGATGGGGGTTTCTGCAGAGTATTATTTTTTCTTTAATTCTTAGACAATATGCAATTGAGGGGATAAGTGAAACTACGTTTGTTTTGCAAACCTCTATTGCTTTAGTTACTGGCTCAATGTTGGTAATGTGGTTTAGTGAAATTATTACAGAGAAAGGTATTGGGCAAGGAGCTTCACTAGTAATTTTTTTGAATATTGTATCGACCTTACCAAAAGCTCTAAGTTCCACGATTGAAAAAGCTCAAACTGGAGATCGTGGAGATGTGTTAGGAATAGCAGTTTTACTTGGAGTATTTTTACTGACAATTGTCGGAATAATTTTTGTTCAGGAGGGAGCTAGACGTATTCCTATTGTTAGTGCAAAAAGGCAAATAGGAAATTCAACATTACTTCCTACAAGGCAAAGTTACTTACCTTTAAAATTAAATGCAGGTGGAGTTATGCCTATTATCTTTGCTTCTGCTTTAATTTTCCTACCAATAACTATTGCAAATGTTACAGGTAATCCAGTCTTAATTAAATTAGCAAGTAGTTTAAATCCAGGGTCTTCAAATCCATGGCCATATGCTCTTACATTCTTCTCTTTAATTTTGGGATTCTCTTACTTTTATGCGTCTCTTACAATTAATCCAGTTGATGTCGCTTCAAATTTAAAGAAAGGAGGAGTAGCAATTCCAGGAGTTAGACCAGGAACTAATACAGCAAACTACTTATCAGGGATACAAAATAGATTGACATTATTAGGGGGATTATTTCTTGGATCAGTAGCAATAATCCCAGCAGCAGTTGAGAGAGCTACTAATGTTCAGACTTTTCAAGGGTTAGGAGCAACTTCATTGCTTATTCTTGTGGGTGTGGCTATTGATACTGCCAAGCAAATTCAAACTTATGTTATTTCTCAAAGGTATGAAGGACTAATAAATAATTAA
- a CDS encoding 50S ribosomal protein L23 yields the protein MSKLFDSRLADVIRKPVITEKATNALDLNQYTFEVDHRAAKPQIKAAVEALFSVKVIGVNTMNPPRRTRRVGKFSGKRSQVKKAIVRLAEGDKIQLFPES from the coding sequence ATGAGTAAATTATTCGATTCACGTTTAGCCGATGTAATAAGAAAGCCAGTTATTACTGAGAAAGCTACTAATGCGCTAGATCTTAACCAATATACTTTTGAAGTAGATCATAGAGCGGCAAAACCACAAATAAAGGCAGCTGTTGAAGCCTTATTCAGTGTTAAAGTCATAGGAGTTAACACTATGAATCCTCCTAGGAGAACAAGAAGAGTCGGGAAATTTTCCGGTAAACGTTCTCAGGTCAAGAAGGCAATTGTGCGTCTTGCTGAAGGAGACAAAATCCAACTATTTCCAGAATCTTAA
- the rplP gene encoding 50S ribosomal protein L16 produces the protein MLSPKRTKFRKQHRGRMRGVASKGNTIAFGQFALQAQDCGWVTARQIEASRRAMTRYIKRGGQIWIRIFPDKPVTMRPAETRMGSGKGNPEFWVAVVKPGRILFEMGGEDITEEIAKEAMRLAQYKLPVKTKFISIDKNLENSSQENSKKSQEEVKQ, from the coding sequence ATGCTTAGTCCAAAACGTACAAAATTTCGTAAACAACATAGAGGCAGAATGAGGGGTGTAGCCTCAAAAGGTAATACTATTGCATTCGGTCAATTTGCCCTTCAAGCTCAAGACTGTGGCTGGGTAACTGCACGTCAGATTGAAGCAAGCAGAAGAGCTATGACCAGATATATCAAACGTGGTGGTCAAATCTGGATAAGAATATTTCCTGATAAACCCGTAACCATGAGACCTGCCGAAACCAGAATGGGTTCTGGTAAAGGTAATCCAGAGTTTTGGGTTGCAGTTGTAAAACCTGGAAGAATACTTTTTGAAATGGGTGGTGAAGATATCACTGAGGAAATTGCAAAGGAAGCTATGCGTTTGGCTCAATACAAACTTCCTGTAAAAACTAAATTTATCTCCATTGATAAAAATCTAGAAAATTCCTCCCAAGAAAATAGTAAAAAATCTCAAGAGGAGGTTAAACAATGA
- the rplR gene encoding 50S ribosomal protein L18 has protein sequence MTKLSRKLQTQKRHRRLRRFLIGDATRPRLSVFRSNNHIYAQVIDDSAQTTICSASTVDKELREKSEKLSADCNSSSIVGKLLAKRAIKKGIKQVIFDRGGNLYHGRVKALADAAREAGLEF, from the coding sequence ATGACCAAACTTTCCAGGAAATTACAAACCCAAAAAAGACATAGAAGATTAAGAAGATTCTTAATAGGGGATGCAACGCGTCCAAGATTATCTGTTTTTCGCTCTAATAACCATATTTATGCTCAGGTCATAGATGATAGCGCTCAAACAACTATTTGCTCAGCTTCGACTGTTGATAAGGAATTGAGAGAAAAATCTGAGAAATTATCTGCTGATTGTAATTCTTCTTCCATTGTTGGAAAATTATTAGCAAAGAGAGCGATAAAAAAAGGTATTAAGCAAGTAATTTTTGACCGTGGAGGTAACTTATATCACGGTAGAGTAAAGGCACTTGCAGACGCTGCTCGTGAAGCTGGCCTAGAATTCTAA
- the rplX gene encoding 50S ribosomal protein L24, whose translation MLDSLKQKKNFQRIKMRIKTGDLVKVINGKDKGKTGEVLKTIPLENRVVVKGINLRTKHVKPTQEGETGRILTEEASLHASNVMFFSKDKNLTSKIEYFIDKEGVKKRRLKKTGEVID comes from the coding sequence ATGTTGGATTCATTAAAGCAAAAGAAAAATTTCCAGAGAATAAAAATGAGAATCAAAACTGGAGATTTGGTAAAAGTAATTAATGGCAAGGACAAAGGAAAAACTGGTGAGGTTTTAAAAACTATTCCTCTTGAAAATAGAGTAGTTGTAAAGGGAATTAACCTTAGGACTAAACATGTAAAACCAACTCAGGAAGGAGAAACTGGAAGAATACTTACAGAAGAAGCATCTTTACATGCATCAAATGTAATGTTCTTTTCAAAGGATAAAAATCTTACAAGTAAGATTGAATACTTTATTGATAAAGAGGGGGTTAAGAAAAGAAGATTGAAGAAAACTGGTGAAGTAATTGATTAA